From a region of the bacterium genome:
- a CDS encoding segregation/condensation protein A has product MYQIKLPVFEGPFDLLLYLIRKDEINIYDIPIAKITKQYLEYLSLMESLDLEVASEFLVIAALLLSIKSRMLLPKSQVFEGESEEAEDPRLELAKRLTEYKTYKELAGKFEQRLDFYQGIFTHPHHLEIEEDTELIECDLFELIKAFQKILKEKDGKMEITVDDTSLEQKMAYLQNLLDDNEKVSFLNLFKGTKMKIEVVITFLALLELIKLKKVYIRQHRLFSDIWIYRI; this is encoded by the coding sequence ATGTATCAAATAAAATTACCCGTATTTGAAGGACCGTTTGATTTATTATTATATTTGATACGCAAAGACGAGATTAATATCTATGATATTCCTATTGCTAAGATTACTAAACAATATCTGGAATATTTAAGTCTAATGGAGTCTTTAGATTTAGAGGTAGCCTCTGAATTTCTGGTTATCGCCGCCCTGCTACTATCTATAAAGTCAAGAATGCTTCTTCCTAAATCTCAAGTATTTGAAGGTGAGTCTGAAGAGGCAGAAGACCCAAGATTAGAGTTAGCTAAAAGACTTACAGAATATAAAACATATAAAGAGCTGGCTGGTAAATTTGAACAAAGACTGGATTTTTATCAAGGAATATTCACTCATCCTCATCACTTAGAGATAGAAGAGGATACTGAACTAATAGAATGTGACCTGTTTGAACTTATTAAGGCATTCCAGAAGATACTAAAAGAAAAAGATGGGAAAATGGAGATAACCGTGGACGATACTTCTCTCGAACAAAAAATGGCGTATCTGCAGAATTTGTTAGATGACAATGAAAAAGTCTCTTTCTTGAATTTATTTAAGGGAACAAAGATGAAGATAGAGGTAGTCATTACCTTTTTAGCCCTTTTAGAACTTATAAAATTAAAAAAGGTTTATATTCGTCAACATCGGTTATTTTCCGATATTTGGATATATAGGATATGA
- the scpB gene encoding SMC-Scp complex subunit ScpB, producing MKDYSKAKKIIEVLLFVAAEPLSIDKISQILEMKGSQVQNLIFELKKEYWEDQKGIDIIEIANGYQMCTRYEYSPWINKLKKQRKENKLSTSALESLAIIAYKQPISKIEIDSIRGVNSTGVLQTLLEKKLIKIVGRKEVPGKPLLYGTTVEFLKIFGLPNLSALPQIDEVIGKELNL from the coding sequence ATGAAAGATTATTCAAAAGCCAAAAAGATAATTGAGGTATTATTATTTGTTGCGGCAGAGCCGTTGTCCATAGATAAGATTAGTCAAATATTAGAGATGAAAGGTTCCCAGGTGCAAAATTTAATCTTTGAGTTAAAAAAAGAATACTGGGAAGACCAAAAAGGGATTGATATTATTGAAATAGCCAACGGCTATCAGATGTGCACTCGTTATGAATACTCACCCTGGATTAACAAACTAAAAAAACAACGAAAAGAAAACAAACTATCTACCTCTGCATTAGAATCTCTGGCCATAATCGCCTATAAACAACCAATTTCAAAAATAGAAATAGACAGTATCCGTGGGGTAAATTCAACTGGTGTCCTTCAAACATTATTAGAGAAGAAATTGATTAAAATCGTTGGTCGAAAAGAGGTCCCTGGCAAACCACTGCTTTATGGCACAACCGTAGAATTTTTAAAAATCTTTGGACTACCTAACCTATCGGCATTACCACAAATTGATGAAGTGATTGGAAAAGAGCTCAATCTGTAA